In Nocardia yunnanensis, one DNA window encodes the following:
- a CDS encoding ribose-phosphate diphosphokinase, protein MTAFSTDNQKNLMLFSGRAHPELAEAVAKELNVHVTPQTARDFANGETFVRFEESVRGSDAFVLQSFPAPLNQWVMEHLIMIDALKRGSAKRITSVLPFYPYARQDKKHRGREPISARLIADLLKTAGADRIITIDLHTDQIQGFFDGPVDHMHAQVQLAEHIRNNYDLSNITVVSPDAGRVKVAEKWANSLADAPMAFIHKTRDPLVPNQTVSNRVVGEVEGRTCILIDDMIDTGGTIAGAVKVLKEAGAGDVVIAATHGILSAPAAERLAACGAKEVVVTNTLPIDEDKKFPTLTVLSIAPLLAQTIREVFENGSVTGLFNGNA, encoded by the coding sequence GTGACCGCGTTCTCTACCGATAACCAGAAGAATCTGATGCTGTTCTCGGGGCGCGCTCATCCTGAGCTCGCCGAGGCGGTGGCCAAGGAACTCAATGTTCACGTCACCCCTCAGACCGCCCGCGACTTCGCGAACGGTGAGACCTTCGTCCGATTCGAGGAATCGGTCCGCGGCTCCGACGCCTTCGTGCTGCAGAGCTTCCCGGCCCCGCTCAACCAGTGGGTCATGGAGCACCTGATCATGATCGACGCCCTCAAGCGCGGTTCGGCCAAGCGCATCACCTCGGTGCTGCCGTTCTACCCCTACGCCCGCCAGGACAAGAAGCACCGCGGCCGCGAGCCCATCTCGGCCCGCCTGATCGCGGACCTGCTCAAGACCGCGGGCGCGGACCGGATCATCACCATCGACCTGCACACCGATCAGATCCAGGGCTTCTTCGACGGCCCCGTCGATCACATGCACGCGCAGGTGCAGCTGGCCGAGCACATCCGCAACAACTACGACCTGTCCAACATCACGGTCGTGTCCCCCGACGCGGGCCGGGTGAAGGTCGCGGAGAAGTGGGCCAACTCGCTGGCGGACGCGCCGATGGCGTTCATCCACAAGACCCGTGACCCGCTGGTCCCCAACCAGACCGTGTCCAACCGCGTGGTCGGTGAGGTCGAGGGCCGCACCTGCATCCTGATCGACGACATGATCGACACCGGCGGCACCATCGCCGGCGCGGTCAAGGTGCTCAAGGAGGCCGGCGCGGGCGATGTGGTCATCGCCGCCACCCACGGCATCCTGTCGGCCCCGGCCGCCGAGCGGCTGGCGGCGTGCGGCGCCAAGGAAGTCGTGGTCACCAACACCCTGCCCATCGACGAGGACAAGAAGTTCCCGACGCTGACCGTGCTGTCGATCGCGCCGCTGCTGGCGCAGACGATCCGCGAGGTCTTCGAAAACGGTTCCGTCACCGGCCTTTTCAACGGCAACGCCTGA
- a CDS encoding DUF4190 domain-containing protein, translated as MSTPPNEPGTPRDENDAEPLDLGKRETGDPYPPYPRGDQPPYPQQFGPDPYGQQSSGQQPYGQQHSPGQQPYGQQQPYGQQPYGQPYPADPYGAPPRSGAQTFSIIGFVCAGLALLLCPILGIVGIVLGIVGNNKGEPLGKWAAIAAGVCMIIGIGIGLAVVGSSR; from the coding sequence ATGAGCACGCCACCGAACGAACCCGGCACACCCCGCGACGAGAACGACGCGGAACCGCTCGACCTGGGCAAACGTGAGACCGGCGATCCGTATCCGCCGTACCCGCGCGGCGATCAGCCGCCGTATCCGCAGCAGTTCGGCCCGGATCCGTACGGGCAGCAGTCTTCCGGTCAGCAGCCCTACGGTCAGCAGCACTCTCCCGGTCAGCAGCCCTATGGTCAGCAGCAGCCTTATGGTCAGCAGCCCTATGGTCAGCCGTATCCGGCCGACCCGTACGGCGCACCGCCGCGCTCGGGCGCGCAGACCTTCTCCATCATCGGCTTCGTCTGCGCGGGACTGGCATTGCTGCTGTGCCCGATTCTCGGCATCGTCGGCATCGTGCTGGGGATCGTCGGCAACAACAAGGGTGAGCCGCTGGGCAAGTGGGCCGCCATCGCCGCGGGCGTGTGCATGATCATCGGGATCGGGATAGGGCTGGCGGTCGTCGGTTCCTCGCGATGA
- the egtD gene encoding L-histidine N(alpha)-methyltransferase: MNTVTVEIHLTDEDLTTALREDVRRGLTAEPKWLPPKWFYDARGSELFEKITELPEYYPTRTEKALLERVVGDIARLAQAEVLVELGAGSATKTRLLLDALTAAGPLKAYVPQDVSVSALRMAADEVAAEFPGLSVHGVVSDFTGTLDTLPGGGRRMVAFLGGTIGNLVPAERAEFLGGIRDVLEPGEKLLLGAGLVIDPAVLVPAYDDAAGVTAEFNRNVLHVLNARLGANFAPEKFAHVAIWDAAHDWIEMRLQATEPMTVHLPALDLTVDFAAGEQLRTEISAKFHPETLETELSAAGFTTEHIWTDPDSRFALILAERC; the protein is encoded by the coding sequence ATGAATACGGTTACCGTGGAGATTCATCTCACCGACGAAGACCTGACCACCGCGCTGCGCGAGGACGTGCGGCGCGGGCTGACGGCGGAGCCGAAGTGGCTGCCGCCCAAGTGGTTCTACGATGCGCGCGGCAGCGAGCTGTTCGAGAAGATCACCGAGCTGCCGGAGTACTACCCGACCCGGACCGAGAAGGCATTGCTGGAGCGGGTGGTCGGGGACATCGCCCGGCTCGCGCAGGCCGAGGTGCTCGTCGAGCTGGGAGCGGGGTCGGCCACCAAGACCCGATTGCTGCTGGACGCGTTGACGGCGGCAGGTCCCCTGAAGGCCTATGTGCCGCAGGATGTTTCCGTGTCCGCGCTGCGCATGGCGGCCGACGAGGTGGCCGCGGAGTTCCCGGGGCTGAGCGTGCACGGCGTGGTCAGCGACTTCACCGGCACGCTGGACACTCTGCCCGGCGGCGGGCGGCGTATGGTCGCGTTCCTGGGCGGCACCATCGGCAACCTGGTTCCGGCCGAACGCGCCGAATTCCTCGGCGGCATCCGCGATGTCCTCGAACCGGGGGAAAAGCTGCTGCTGGGCGCGGGCCTGGTCATCGACCCGGCGGTGCTGGTGCCCGCCTACGACGACGCCGCCGGCGTCACCGCCGAGTTCAATCGCAATGTGCTGCACGTGCTCAACGCCCGCCTGGGCGCGAACTTCGCTCCCGAGAAGTTCGCCCACGTCGCGATCTGGGACGCCGCACACGACTGGATCGAAATGCGCCTGCAAGCCACCGAACCCATGACCGTCCACCTCCCCGCCCTCGACCTCACCGTCGACTTCGCAGCCGGCGAACAACTCCGCACCGAGATCTCCGCCAAATTCCACCCCGAAACCCTCGAAACCGAACTATCCGCAGCCGGTTTCACCACCGAACACATCTGGACCGACCCGGACTCCCGCTTCGCCCTGATCCTGGCCGAACGCTGCTAA
- a CDS encoding ergothioneine biosynthesis protein EgtC, giving the protein MCRHLAYLGPPAPVGSLLTLGPHALRTQSWAPRDMRGGGTINADGFGVAWWHHPDAASPDHGPGVIWHGGAPDASAHAGSAGAGGGVRAGTESALGPGPVAGETVAATDGTPSGAGELVVSRYRNAAPIWTDPAVEEVLPQIRSTAVLAAIRSATVGMPVERAACAPFTHGRWAFSHNGAIPDWRRVLTEVAAEFGSAPLLEAESLTDSAALWVILRDLLADSPDAEPAGATGGDEPGEALRRVMAAVLGRSPRARLNLLVGDGAGVWATTWHHALSVLEADEFVVVASEPFDDDARWRPIEDRQLVRVRDGRVSVRPLDIEIGRAGS; this is encoded by the coding sequence ATGTGCCGCCACCTCGCCTACCTGGGCCCACCCGCCCCGGTAGGCTCGCTGCTCACCCTGGGCCCGCACGCACTGCGCACCCAATCCTGGGCCCCGCGCGACATGCGCGGCGGCGGCACCATCAACGCCGACGGCTTCGGCGTCGCCTGGTGGCACCACCCCGACGCCGCGAGCCCCGACCACGGCCCCGGCGTCATCTGGCACGGCGGCGCCCCGGATGCTTCCGCCCACGCGGGCTCGGCGGGCGCCGGCGGCGGGGTGCGGGCCGGCACGGAGTCGGCCCTCGGGCCTGGCCCGGTCGCGGGTGAAACTGTTGCCGCCACGGACGGGACACCTTCCGGTGCAGGCGAACTGGTGGTCAGCCGCTATCGCAATGCCGCTCCGATCTGGACGGATCCGGCGGTGGAGGAGGTGCTTCCGCAGATTCGCTCGACCGCGGTGTTGGCCGCGATCCGCTCCGCCACGGTCGGGATGCCGGTGGAACGTGCCGCGTGCGCGCCCTTCACCCATGGCCGCTGGGCGTTCAGTCACAACGGCGCGATCCCCGACTGGCGTCGGGTGCTGACCGAGGTCGCCGCCGAATTCGGTTCGGCCCCATTGCTCGAGGCCGAGTCTCTCACCGACTCCGCGGCTCTCTGGGTGATCCTGCGCGATCTGCTCGCGGATTCTCCGGACGCCGAGCCGGCGGGGGCTACGGGTGGGGACGAGCCGGGGGAGGCGTTGCGGCGGGTGATGGCGGCGGTGCTGGGGCGGTCACCGCGGGCTCGGTTGAATCTGCTGGTGGGGGATGGGGCGGGGGTGTGGGCCACGACGTGGCATCACGCGTTGTCGGTGTTGGAGGCCGACGAGTTCGTGGTGGTGGCGTCGGAACCGTTCGATGACGACGCGCGGTGGCGGCCGATCGAGGATCGGCAGCTGGTGCGGGTGCGGGACGGGCGGGTTTCGGTGCGGCCACTGGATATCGAGATCGGAAGGGCTGGTTCATGA
- the glmU gene encoding bifunctional UDP-N-acetylglucosamine diphosphorylase/glucosamine-1-phosphate N-acetyltransferase GlmU, producing MPQQTAVVVLAAGAGTRMRSKTPKVLHPLAGRSMLAHALHAAHEIDPTSLITVIGHDREQVGDAVGKVGAELGRQITLAVQEEQRGTGHAVQCALSVMPDDFAGNVLVTYADVPLLDGHTLNALLDEHNSYSDGSAVTVLTFEPEDPNGYGRIVRDAEGRMMEIVEHADASPEQAAITEVNSGVYVFDAAVLRIMISRIDTANARHELYLTDVLKLAREAGHPVHGARLVDHAKVTGVNDRVQLAGAARTLNRYILERHMRAGVTIIDPGTTWIDGNVVIGRDAVIRPGVQLLGDTVIGEDAEIGPDCTLTDVTVGDGAKVIRTHGEKSSIGPGASVGPFAYLRPGTSLGDKGKIGTFVETKNATIGTGSKVPHLSYVGDATIGEYSNIGAASVFVNYDGVAKHHTTVGSHVRTGSDNMFVAPVTVGDGAYSGAGTVLRRNVPPGALAVSGGAQRNLEGWVQRNRPGTDAARAAEAALAELPDQPGTTEITDEKKDGERP from the coding sequence ATGCCACAGCAGACCGCCGTCGTCGTTCTCGCCGCCGGAGCCGGAACTCGAATGCGGTCCAAGACACCGAAGGTGTTGCACCCGCTCGCCGGTCGGAGCATGCTCGCGCACGCGCTGCATGCCGCGCACGAGATCGACCCGACGTCGCTCATCACCGTGATCGGCCACGACCGCGAGCAGGTCGGCGACGCGGTCGGCAAGGTGGGTGCGGAACTGGGCCGCCAGATCACCCTGGCGGTGCAGGAGGAACAGCGCGGCACCGGTCACGCCGTGCAGTGCGCGCTCTCGGTCATGCCCGACGATTTCGCGGGCAACGTCCTGGTCACCTACGCGGATGTGCCGCTGCTGGACGGGCACACCCTCAACGCGCTGCTCGACGAGCACAACAGCTATTCCGACGGATCCGCCGTCACCGTACTGACTTTCGAGCCCGAGGACCCCAACGGCTACGGCCGCATCGTGCGCGACGCCGAGGGTCGCATGATGGAGATCGTCGAGCACGCCGACGCCAGCCCGGAGCAGGCCGCCATCACCGAGGTCAACTCCGGCGTCTACGTCTTCGACGCGGCCGTGCTGCGAATCATGATCTCGCGCATCGATACCGCCAACGCGCGCCACGAGCTCTACCTCACCGATGTGCTCAAGCTGGCCCGCGAGGCCGGGCATCCGGTGCACGGCGCGCGGCTGGTCGACCATGCCAAGGTCACCGGCGTGAACGACCGGGTGCAGCTGGCCGGCGCGGCCCGCACCCTCAACCGCTACATCCTGGAACGGCACATGCGCGCCGGGGTCACCATCATCGATCCGGGCACCACCTGGATCGACGGCAATGTGGTGATCGGCCGCGACGCGGTGATCCGCCCGGGCGTACAACTGTTGGGCGACACCGTGATCGGTGAGGACGCCGAGATCGGCCCGGACTGCACGCTGACCGATGTCACCGTCGGCGACGGCGCGAAGGTGATCCGCACCCACGGCGAGAAGTCGAGCATCGGCCCGGGCGCGAGCGTCGGCCCGTTCGCCTATCTGCGGCCCGGCACCTCACTCGGCGACAAGGGCAAGATCGGCACCTTCGTGGAGACGAAGAACGCGACGATCGGCACCGGCTCCAAGGTCCCGCACCTGTCCTATGTGGGCGACGCCACCATCGGCGAATACAGCAACATCGGGGCGGCCAGCGTTTTCGTCAATTACGACGGGGTCGCCAAGCACCACACCACCGTGGGTTCGCATGTTCGCACGGGCAGCGACAATATGTTCGTCGCCCCGGTCACCGTGGGTGACGGCGCGTACTCGGGGGCGGGTACTGTACTGCGCAGAAACGTTCCACCGGGAGCGCTCGCGGTCTCGGGTGGTGCACAGCGCAACCTCGAAGGCTGGGTGCAGCGCAATCGCCCCGGCACCGATGCAGCCCGCGCGGCCGAAGCGGCCCTCGCGGAGCTCCCGGATCAACCGGGAACCACCGAGATAACCGACGAGAAAAAGGATGGCGAACGTCCGTGA
- a CDS encoding DUF2461 domain-containing protein, whose translation MTAFTGFPLAGLDFYEDLEADNSKTFWNAHKQVWEESVRDPMKALVAELEPDFGAAKIFRPHRDVRFAKDKSPYKNHQGAVVYSAQYSGWYVQIGAAGLRVAGGMYAASPAQLTALRAAIDDEVRGPELESLIAQLVSTGYSIGGEKLATKPKGYDIDHPRIDLLRHKSLTAGKDFGAPPWLNTPRAAKEIRAAWEQMRPLIEWLAAVTAQK comes from the coding sequence ATGACCGCATTCACCGGGTTCCCGCTCGCCGGACTCGATTTCTACGAGGATCTGGAAGCCGATAACTCCAAGACCTTCTGGAACGCCCACAAGCAGGTGTGGGAGGAATCGGTGCGGGACCCGATGAAAGCCCTTGTCGCCGAACTGGAACCGGATTTCGGCGCGGCCAAGATCTTCCGGCCGCACCGCGATGTGCGCTTCGCCAAGGACAAGTCGCCCTACAAGAATCATCAGGGCGCGGTGGTCTACAGCGCTCAGTACTCCGGCTGGTACGTCCAGATCGGCGCGGCCGGCCTGCGGGTGGCGGGCGGCATGTACGCCGCCTCCCCCGCCCAGCTGACCGCACTGCGCGCCGCCATCGACGACGAGGTCCGCGGCCCCGAACTGGAATCCCTGATCGCGCAACTGGTCTCGACCGGCTACAGCATCGGCGGCGAGAAACTTGCCACCAAACCCAAGGGCTACGACATCGACCACCCCCGCATAGACCTCCTCCGCCACAAATCCCTCACCGCCGGAAAAGATTTCGGCGCACCACCATGGCTGAACACCCCCAGAGCCGCCAAGGAGATCCGCGCAGCCTGGGAACAAATGCGCCCACTCATCGAGTGGCTCGCAGCGGTCACCGCCCAGAAGTAG